Proteins found in one Asterias rubens chromosome 12, eAstRub1.3, whole genome shotgun sequence genomic segment:
- the LOC117297949 gene encoding uncharacterized protein LOC117297949, translated as MRKEEGRSVFMASFQEKQLLLEERKENTAPKPVSNASAFYSRGRQIAGYSATDALLQSRQTNSNVTPGFLSVSNSKRLYPITSYPAGGRRASPQQSRRLRSVYKDSQILVIRVT; from the exons ATGCGCAAGGAGGAAGGGAGGTCGGTCTTCATGGCCTCATTCCAAGAGAAACAACTGCTACTTGAggagaggaaagaaaaca CTGCCCCCAAGCCGGTTTCCAATGCATCAGCTTTCtacagtagagggcgccagaTTGCTGGTTACTCTGCCACGGATGCATTGCTACAATCAAG GCAAACCAACTCTAACGTTACCCCTGGATTCCTGAGCGTCTCTAACTCAAAGAGGTTGTACCCGATCACAAGCTACCCGGCTGGAGGCAGAAGAGCATCCCCACAGCAGTCAAGACGTCTCAGATCAGTCTACAAGG ATTCTCAAATCTTGGTAATACGTGTTACATGA
- the LOC117297964 gene encoding bifunctional polynucleotide phosphatase/kinase-like produces the protein MILNSFCGSKLPPNLFRQAKQFSMLINTNGNSIKTQCQRRINYLVGTAELTMPKRKSSRAADATAAKKAKQAEWELKFDADWSGHAPRAGASNLPPVFVLSGPAIKGSSKIAAFDLDMTLIVPASGKTFPQGPSDWKFINDEVKPKLEAERKDGYKIVLITNQRGMEKGHEDPIRWQKKVNTIINELNIPIQVFVATGENDFRKPGTKMWDVMVKHHNDGIKPDMSASYYVGDAAGRAKDWAPGKRRDFSCGDRMFAANVGINFKTPEEYFFGETPRVFDWHSINPAEVLKSYEGKHHKSYHSKKKELIIMVGFPASGKSTIVKKYLLPHGYTHVNRDTLQTQAKCIQATKEALKGGKNVVIDNTNPSAVARADYIKLATDAKYKVRCFVMDTSRELANHLNFMRQTQTDGKVRRVPKVGFNVYKKNYKKPVKSEGFAEIVEIPFQPVFKSDKDKALFHQWTCE, from the exons ATGATTTTGAACTCGTTTTGTGGCAGCAAACTTCCTCCAAACTTGTTCAGACAggcaaaacaattttcaatgtTAATAAATACCAATGGAAATAGTATAAAAACTCAATGTCAACGCAGGATTAATTATTTGGTTGGAACTGCTGAGTTAACAATGCCGAAGAGAAAATCAAGCCGGGCCGCTGACGCCACTGCAGCGAAGAAGGCCAAACAGGCCGAATGGGAATTGAAGTTTGATGCGGACTGGAGTGGGCACGCCCCCCGGGCTGGAGCGAGCAATTTACCGCCAGTGTTTGTGCTGAGTGGCCCGGCGATAAAGGGGTCGTCGAAGATTGCTGCTTTTGATTTGGACATGACGCTCATTGTGCCTGCCAGTGGGAAAACATTTCCGCAAG GTCCAAGTGACTGGAAATTCATCAATGAtgaagtaaaaccaaaattggaGGCTGAGCGCAAAGATGGCTACAAAATAGTCTTGATCACCAATCAACGAGGAATGGAAAAAGGTCACGAAGATCCAATAAGATGGCAGAAGAAGGTCAACACGATCATAAATGAGCTCAATATTCCTATACAG GTTTTTGTAGCTACTGGTGAGAACGACTTCCGTAAACCAGGGACGAAGATGTGGGATGTAATGGTGAAACATCACAATGATGGTATCAAGCCTGACATGTCTGCATCATACTACGTCGGCGATGCTGCTGGAAGAGCCAAAGACTGGGCACCAGGGAAGAGGAGAGATTTCTCCTGCGGGGACCGGATGTTCGCTGCCAATGTGGGAATCAATTTTAAAACGCCTGAGGAGTACTTCTTTGGAGAGACGCCGCGGGTGTTCGATTGGCACTCAATCAACCCTGCTGAGGTTTTGAAAAGTTATGAGGGAAAACATCATAAGAGCTATCATTCTAAG AAAAAGGAGCTGATCATTATGGTCGGCTTTCCTGCATCGGGAAAGAGCACCATCGTTAAGAAATACCTTCTACCCCACGGTTACACTCACGTCAACAGAGACACCCTTCAGACACAAGCAAAGTGTATCCAAGCAACAAAAGAAGCTTTAAAAGGGGGCAAGAATGTGGTCATAGATAACACCAATCCATCAGCAGTTGCCAGGGCTGACTACATAAAGCTTGCCACGGATGCCA AATACAAAGTGCGTTGTTTTGTAATGGATACGTCAAGAGAGCTAGCAAATCACTTGAACTTCATGAGGCAGACACAAACTGACGGCAAAGTACGCCGCGTCCCAAAAGTGGGCTTCAATGTCTACAAGAAGAACTACAAAAAGCCGGTCAAATCGGAAGGTTTCGCTGAAATTGTAGAGATACCGTTCCAGCCTGTATTTAAGAGTGACAAGGACAAAGCACTGTTTCATCAATGGACTTGTGAATAA